Proteins found in one Solitalea lacus genomic segment:
- the mrdA gene encoding penicillin-binding protein 2: protein MNSFFQRKFIIQSIILTAVFLLIARLFYIQIIDDRYLDFANNNVLRRLVVYPPRGVIYDRNNTILVQNEPVYDLMVVPKSIKQFDTLLLCQLIEVEKEKFIGKLKKAREFSPVKASLLEKQLSSETYARLQEHLFQFPGFFVQNRTLRKYPEPIAAHVLGYIGEVNDRIIELSKGDYRQGDYIGISGIERSYEQLLRGQRGIKRVMVDVFNREQGSFDEGKYDTAAVPGDRMITSLDAKLQKYGEDLMKNKLGSIVAIEPSTGEILAFVSAPNYDPNLLVGRVRGNNYMKLLKDPLKPLFIRPIQAQYPPGSTFKAIQALIGQQMGLITPEQRFPCGGGYRAGGHFVKCEHNHSPQNMVESIQNSCNAYYCWAFKTMIDNHPGMTSEDAYTAWRDAIAKFGIGTKLEIDLPNELKGLLPTHKYYDKIYGANHWKSSTVISLAIGQGELGITPLQMANVMAAIANRGYYYRPHLVKAIGDKKHIRPEFSEKNYVGIDQRYFPPVIDGMERVILAGTATNARIADISICGKTGTAQNPHGKNHSVFMGFAPKDNPKIAIAVMVENAGYGATWAAPIASLMIEKYVRDSITRPKYYEDRILNASLLPGDEFNASGNIKKKEDTPKGATIKTKDGKPTTSDTKKTGITAQPSKEEKLETIKKEKAQR from the coding sequence ATGAACAGTTTTTTTCAGCGGAAATTTATAATTCAGTCGATTATCCTTACGGCTGTTTTTTTGCTTATTGCTCGCCTGTTTTATATTCAAATAATCGACGACCGATATCTGGATTTTGCCAACAATAATGTATTAAGACGTTTGGTTGTCTACCCTCCAAGAGGAGTAATTTATGACCGAAACAACACTATTTTGGTTCAAAATGAACCTGTTTACGACTTAATGGTGGTTCCCAAAAGCATTAAGCAGTTTGACACGCTATTACTTTGTCAGCTAATCGAGGTAGAAAAAGAAAAGTTCATAGGTAAATTAAAAAAGGCCCGGGAGTTTTCCCCTGTAAAGGCCTCTTTGCTTGAAAAGCAACTTTCATCTGAAACTTATGCCCGGTTACAAGAGCATCTGTTTCAATTCCCTGGGTTCTTCGTACAAAATCGAACGCTCAGAAAATATCCAGAACCAATTGCAGCTCACGTCTTAGGATATATCGGGGAGGTCAATGATAGAATTATTGAACTTTCTAAAGGTGATTATCGTCAGGGAGATTACATAGGAATAAGTGGTATCGAACGATCTTACGAACAATTGTTACGTGGTCAACGTGGTATTAAGCGTGTAATGGTGGATGTATTCAATCGGGAGCAGGGAAGTTTTGACGAAGGAAAATACGATACTGCTGCTGTTCCAGGCGACAGAATGATTACTTCATTAGATGCCAAGCTTCAAAAGTACGGCGAAGACCTAATGAAAAATAAATTAGGTAGTATTGTTGCCATTGAGCCTTCAACTGGTGAAATTTTAGCATTTGTAAGTGCACCTAATTACGACCCCAACCTTTTGGTAGGCCGTGTGCGGGGAAACAATTACATGAAATTATTGAAGGATCCGCTAAAACCATTATTTATCCGACCTATTCAAGCTCAATATCCACCAGGATCAACTTTTAAGGCTATTCAAGCGCTCATTGGCCAACAAATGGGGCTTATCACCCCAGAGCAGCGCTTCCCATGTGGCGGGGGTTATCGTGCAGGGGGGCATTTTGTAAAATGCGAACACAATCACTCGCCTCAAAACATGGTTGAATCGATCCAGAACTCATGTAATGCTTATTATTGCTGGGCTTTTAAAACAATGATTGATAATCACCCTGGAATGACCTCTGAGGATGCATATACCGCTTGGAGAGATGCGATTGCGAAATTTGGAATTGGAACCAAATTGGAGATTGATTTACCAAATGAACTAAAGGGATTATTACCAACCCATAAGTATTACGATAAGATTTATGGAGCTAACCATTGGAAGTCATCAACGGTGATTTCTTTAGCAATTGGCCAGGGGGAATTGGGCATTACACCTTTACAAATGGCAAACGTTATGGCGGCTATAGCCAATCGTGGTTATTATTATCGCCCTCACTTGGTAAAAGCCATTGGTGATAAAAAACATATTCGCCCTGAGTTTTCAGAAAAAAATTATGTTGGCATTGATCAGAGATACTTTCCTCCGGTAATAGATGGAATGGAAAGGGTAATTCTGGCAGGTACAGCAACCAATGCCCGAATTGCTGATATTTCAATTTGTGGAAAAACAGGAACAGCCCAAAATCCACATGGTAAAAACCACTCTGTGTTTATGGGTTTTGCTCCAAAAGACAACCCAAAGATTGCGATAGCGGTTATGGTAGAAAATGCAGGTTATGGTGCTACATGGGCGGCTCCAATTGCCAGTTTGATGATTGAAAAATACGTCCGAGACTCGATAACACGACCTAAATATTATGAGGATCGTATCTTAAATGCTAGTTTATTGCCTGGTGACGAATTTAATGCCAGCGGTAATATCAAAAAGAAAGAAGATACTCCAAAGGGGGCGACCATTAAAACCAAGGATGGTAAACCAACCACTTCTGACACAAAGAAAACTGGAATAACAGCGCAGCCAAGCAAAGAAGAGAAGCTCGAAACAATTAAAAAAGAGAAAGCACAGCGTTAA
- a CDS encoding rod shape-determining protein MreD, whose translation MIRLIAANIFRFIFLVIFQVFFLTNLSLYNIAVPYLYILFIILLPVSMPTFWVFLLSFALGFSVDVFSNTIGLHASACVLTAFCRIGLLTVMIPKGGEFLPEPTIRNYSFKWFFTYSAIMVIIHHVFLLNIEYFRISEFISATTKALISSIYTLTLIIISQYLFGSKRR comes from the coding sequence ATGATTAGACTTATTGCTGCTAACATATTCCGATTCATATTCCTGGTTATATTTCAGGTATTTTTCTTAACTAATCTTTCGCTGTATAACATTGCAGTTCCATATTTATACATCCTATTCATTATTCTGTTACCGGTTTCAATGCCTACGTTTTGGGTATTTTTGCTTTCATTTGCATTAGGATTTTCTGTTGATGTATTTTCAAACACAATTGGACTACATGCTTCAGCATGTGTTTTAACAGCATTCTGCAGAATTGGACTTTTGACAGTGATGATACCCAAAGGAGGTGAATTTTTACCTGAACCAACTATAAGAAACTACAGCTTTAAGTGGTTTTTTACTTATAGTGCCATTATGGTGATCATTCACCACGTATTTTTATTGAACATTGAGTACTTCCGCATTAGCGAATTTATTTCAGCTACAACCAAAGCACTTATAAGTTCGATATATACCTTAACTTTGATTATTATTAGTCAGTATTTATTCGGTAGCAAAAGACGTTAA
- the mreC gene encoding rod shape-determining protein MreC, translated as MRNLWLFILRFHAFFLFVIFEVIAIILLIQNNDYQKTTFINSSNHFIGNLYSASNDFKSYLQLGRVNDSLVAENAKLRNMLPSVFYNDSVKKATIVDTLKQDSMKIQQYSYIEAKVVNNTVNYQSNFLTLNRGARHGIKPGMGVIADQGVVGIVRDVSDHFCTVMSLLHKDSKISVKLASTNVIGSLVWQGTNPRIAVLKEIPNHVTVKKGEKVVTTGYSLFPENVSLGKVIDAPKQTGESLLNVEVLLSTDFQRLQYVYVVQDKFIQEKQKLESNLSHD; from the coding sequence ATGCGTAACCTTTGGCTATTCATACTTCGTTTCCACGCATTCTTTCTGTTTGTTATTTTTGAGGTTATCGCAATTATTCTGCTTATTCAAAATAACGACTACCAAAAAACTACATTTATTAATTCATCCAACCACTTCATAGGAAATCTTTATTCAGCTTCAAACGACTTTAAAAGCTACCTTCAACTGGGTCGTGTTAATGATAGTTTAGTTGCTGAAAACGCCAAACTTCGGAACATGCTTCCTTCGGTTTTCTATAATGATTCCGTTAAAAAAGCTACTATTGTTGATACTCTGAAGCAAGATTCCATGAAAATTCAGCAGTACTCATATATAGAAGCCAAGGTTGTTAACAACACAGTTAATTATCAGAGCAACTTCCTTACCTTAAACAGAGGTGCTCGTCATGGAATAAAACCGGGCATGGGAGTTATTGCAGACCAAGGTGTTGTGGGTATTGTAAGAGATGTATCGGATCACTTTTGTACTGTGATGTCTTTATTACACAAAGACAGTAAAATCAGTGTTAAGTTGGCTTCAACAAACGTAATCGGATCTTTAGTATGGCAAGGCACTAATCCGCGTATTGCTGTCTTAAAAGAAATCCCGAATCACGTAACGGTAAAAAAAGGAGAAAAAGTTGTTACAACCGGATACTCATTATTTCCTGAAAATGTATCATTAGGAAAAGTGATAGACGCTCCTAAGCAAACTGGCGAAAGCTTACTTAATGTTGAAGTGTTACTTTCAACTGATTTTCAACGTTTACAATACGTTTACGTTGTTCAAGATAAATTCATTCAAGAAAAGCAGAAACTCGAATCCAATTTGAGCCATGATTAG
- a CDS encoding rod shape-determining protein: MGLFNFFTQEIAIDLGTANTLIIHNDKVVVDEPSIVALDRKSGKMIAIGRQAMQMDGKTHENIKTVRPLKDGVIADFDAAEHMIRGFIKMINGGKGWLFPSLRMVICIPSGITEVEKRAVRDSAEIAGAKEVYLIHEPMAAAIGIGIDVEEPMGNMIIDIGGGTTEIAVIALGGIVCDQSIRVAGDNFDSDIVNYMRRQHNILIGDRTAEKIKIEVGSALAELQEPPADFAVQGRDLMTGVPKQIMVSYTEIAHCLDKSISKIEEAILKALEITPPELSADIFQTGIYLTGGGALLRGLDKRIAAKTKLPVHVAEDPLRAVVRGTGIALKNIENFRFLMP; this comes from the coding sequence ATGGGACTGTTTAACTTTTTTACCCAGGAAATCGCAATTGATTTAGGTACTGCCAATACCCTAATTATCCATAACGATAAAGTAGTAGTTGATGAGCCGTCAATAGTGGCCCTTGACCGCAAAAGTGGCAAGATGATCGCCATTGGCCGACAGGCAATGCAAATGGATGGTAAAACGCATGAGAATATTAAAACAGTTCGACCATTAAAAGACGGTGTAATTGCCGACTTTGACGCTGCCGAACACATGATCCGTGGGTTTATCAAAATGATCAATGGTGGTAAAGGATGGTTATTCCCTTCTCTCCGTATGGTTATTTGTATCCCTTCGGGTATTACTGAAGTTGAGAAACGTGCCGTACGTGACTCAGCAGAAATTGCCGGAGCAAAAGAAGTATACTTAATCCATGAACCTATGGCTGCTGCAATCGGTATTGGTATTGATGTGGAAGAGCCAATGGGCAACATGATTATTGATATTGGTGGTGGAACTACCGAAATTGCCGTTATTGCCTTAGGAGGTATCGTTTGCGATCAATCGATTCGCGTAGCCGGTGATAACTTCGATTCGGATATTGTAAACTATATGCGTCGTCAGCACAATATTTTAATTGGAGACCGTACTGCGGAAAAAATTAAAATCGAGGTTGGTTCAGCTTTGGCTGAATTACAAGAACCTCCTGCTGATTTCGCCGTTCAAGGTCGCGATTTGATGACTGGTGTTCCTAAGCAAATCATGGTTTCGTATACCGAAATTGCACACTGCTTAGATAAATCGATTTCAAAAATTGAAGAAGCAATTTTGAAAGCCTTGGAGATTACTCCTCCTGAACTTTCTGCCGATATTTTCCAAACTGGTATCTACTTAACTGGTGGAGGTGCTTTATTACGTGGTTTAGATAAGCGTATTGCTGCTAAAACCAAACTGCCTGTGCATGTTGCAGAAGACCCACTTCGTGCAGTTGTTCGCGGTACTGGTATCGCACTTAAAAATATTGAGAATTTCAGATTTTTGATGCCGTAA
- the purH gene encoding bifunctional phosphoribosylaminoimidazolecarboxamide formyltransferase/IMP cyclohydrolase — protein sequence MNHPLKVKNALISVYYKDNLEPIIKELNRLGVTIFSTGGTEAFIRELGVPVTPVEDMTSYPSILGGRVKTLHPKIFGGILARRANESDQEQLTEYTIPEIDLVIVDLYPFEETLASGASEQDIIEKIDIGGISLIRAAAKNHKDVLIVASKNDYGFVEQILKEQDGISSIEQRKELAKRAFNVSSHYDTAIFNWFNNVEPLTVFKQSVQTASVLRYGENPHQKGIFYGNLDAMFDKLNGKELSYNNLVDVDAAVLLIEEFTEPTFAILKHNNACGVATRSVLKDAWDAALACDPVSAFGGVLITNRKVDAATASEINKLFFEVLIAPEYDTDALSILTEKKNRIILRQKPVALPAKQFKTLLNGVIEQDKDLSMEGPAQMQTVTTKAPTEAELKDLFFANKLVKHTKSNTIVLVKGDVLLASGVGQTSRVDALKQAILKAETFGFDLKGAVMASDAFFPFPDCVEIAHQAGITAVLQPGGSIKDKDSIEYCNNNNVAMVFTGVRHFKH from the coding sequence CTTTCATTCGTGAACTTGGTGTACCTGTTACACCGGTTGAAGATATGACCAGCTATCCTTCCATTTTAGGCGGTCGTGTTAAAACACTTCACCCTAAAATTTTTGGCGGCATTCTCGCTCGCAGAGCAAATGAGTCAGATCAAGAGCAGTTGACTGAATACACAATTCCTGAAATTGACCTTGTAATAGTTGACCTTTATCCGTTTGAAGAAACTTTGGCTTCTGGCGCATCTGAACAAGACATTATTGAAAAAATTGATATCGGTGGAATCTCACTAATTCGTGCAGCCGCTAAAAATCATAAAGACGTACTGATTGTTGCTTCAAAAAATGACTACGGATTCGTAGAACAAATTTTGAAAGAACAAGACGGCATTTCAAGCATTGAGCAACGTAAAGAACTTGCTAAACGTGCCTTTAATGTTTCATCTCATTACGACACAGCAATTTTCAACTGGTTCAATAATGTTGAACCTTTAACCGTGTTCAAACAAAGCGTTCAAACTGCATCAGTTCTACGTTACGGAGAAAACCCTCATCAAAAAGGTATTTTCTACGGAAACCTTGATGCGATGTTTGATAAACTAAACGGCAAAGAGCTATCTTACAACAACTTGGTTGACGTAGATGCTGCCGTTTTGTTAATTGAAGAGTTTACAGAACCAACTTTCGCAATTTTAAAACATAATAATGCTTGTGGTGTAGCTACACGTTCTGTTTTAAAAGATGCTTGGGACGCTGCTTTAGCGTGCGATCCTGTTTCAGCTTTTGGAGGTGTATTAATCACTAATCGCAAAGTTGATGCTGCAACAGCAAGCGAAATCAATAAGTTATTCTTTGAAGTGTTAATTGCTCCTGAATATGATACTGATGCATTGAGTATTTTAACCGAAAAGAAAAACCGTATTATTTTACGTCAAAAACCGGTAGCGTTACCTGCCAAACAATTTAAAACTTTATTAAATGGTGTAATCGAGCAAGACAAAGACCTTTCAATGGAAGGCCCGGCTCAAATGCAAACCGTTACAACCAAAGCTCCTACAGAGGCCGAGCTGAAAGATTTATTTTTCGCAAATAAATTAGTAAAACATACTAAATCGAACACAATTGTGTTAGTAAAGGGTGATGTTTTATTGGCAAGTGGCGTTGGACAAACCTCTCGTGTAGATGCCCTAAAACAGGCCATTTTAAAAGCTGAAACTTTCGGATTTGATTTAAAAGGCGCAGTAATGGCTTCTGATGCATTCTTCCCATTCCCTGATTGTGTTGAAATTGCCCACCAGGCAGGTATTACTGCAGTATTACAACCAGGTGGTTCAATTAAAGACAAAGACTCGATTGAGTATTGCAATAATAATAATGTTGCGATGGTATTTACAGGAGTGCGTCATTTTAAACATTAA